A part of Vigna radiata var. radiata cultivar VC1973A chromosome 11, Vradiata_ver6, whole genome shotgun sequence genomic DNA contains:
- the LOC106777846 gene encoding BTB/POZ domain-containing protein At1g67900, producing MKFMKLGSRPDTFYTAEAVRSVSSEVSSDLMIQVKGSRYLLHKFPLLSKCLRLQRLCSESPDSSSQHQIVRLPDFPGGVEAFELCAKFCYGITITLSPYNIVAARSGAEYLQMTEEVEKGNLVQKLEVFFNSCILRGWKDTIVSLQTTKALPMWSEDLGITSRCIEAIAAKVLSHPSKVSLSHSHSRRVKDDVSCNGTESLRHNKSGNKGWWAEDLAELSIDLYWRTMIAIKSGGKIPSNLIGDALKIYASRWLPNITNNGGHLKKQAVSDTELDSVGEIASKHRLLLESVVSLLPAGKGAVSCGFLLKLLKASNILNASSSSKMELARRIGLQLEEATVNDLLIPSLSYADDTVYDVELVMTILEQFMSQGQSPPTSPARSRMAFERRRSRSAENINLEFQESRRSSSASHSSKLKVAKLVDRYLQEVARDANFHLSKFIALAEIIPDFARNDHDDLYRAIDIYLKAHTELNKSERKRLCRILDCKKLSMEACMHAAQNELLPLRLVVQVLFFEQARAAQAGGKVTDLPTNIKALLTAHGIDPAKPTAPLSTTTSINAEDNWSVSNFKSPKSRSSTLRMKLAEDDDFNQNGLSHDGIGRNSRFKAICAIPTQPKKMLSKFWSTNRTATEKN from the exons ATGAAATTCATGAAACTGGGATCTCGTCCTGATACATTCTACACTGCAGAAGCAGTAAG GTCTGTCTCTTCTGAAGTTTCCAGCGACCTCATGATTCAAGTGAAGGGAAGTAGATATCTTCTTCATAAG TTTCCCTTGCTATCCAAGTGTTTGAGATTGCAAAGGTTATGTTCAGAATCTCCGGATTCTTCTTCTCAGCACCAAATAGTCCGACTCCCTGATTTCCCAGGTGGGGTGGAGGCATTTGAGTTGTGTGCTAAGTTCTGCTATGGAATCACCATCACTCTGAGCCCTTACAACATTGTGGCTGCACGAAGTGGTGCTGAGTATCTTCAGATGACGGAGGAGGTTGAGAAGGGAAACCTAGTTCAGAAGCTTGAGGTTTTCTTCAACTCATGCATTCTACGTGGGTGGAAGGATACTATTGTGAGTCTTCAGACCACAAAAGCGTTGCCTATGTGGTCAGAGGACTTGGGAATTACCAGCAGGTGCATTGAAGCTATAGCAGCAAAAGTGTTGAGCCACCCCTCTAAGGTAAGTTTGTCACATAGTCATTCCAGAAGGGTGAAGGATGATGTGTCTTGCAATGGCACAGAAAGTTTGAGGCACAATAAGTCAGGAAACAAGGGTTGGTGGGCTGAAGATTTGGCAGAACTGAGCATAGACCTGTATTGGAGAACCATGATAGCAATCAAATCTGGAGGCAAGATTCCGTCAAATCTCATTGGAGATGCATTGAAAATCTATGCATCTAGGTGGCTACCAAATATTACCAACAATGGAGGACATCTCAAGAAGCAAGCAGTTTCTGACACAGAATTGGACTCAGTTGGTGAAATAGCTTCAAAGCATCGTCTGCTTTTGGAATCAGTGGTGAGCTTGCTTCCAGCTGGGAAAGGTGCTGTTTCTTGTGGCTTTCTTTTGAAGCTTTTGAAGGCATCTAACATTCTTAATGCTTCTTCATCTTCGAAGATGGAATTAGCAAGAAGGATAGGGCTTCAATTGGAGGAAGCCACAGTGAATGATCTTTTGATACCTTCACTGTCTTACGCAGATGATACAGTGTATGATGTTGAGTTGGTGATGACCATATTGGAACAGTTTATGTCACAAGGGCAGAGTCCCCCAACCAGCCCTGCGAGATCTAGGATGGCCTTTGAAAGAAGGAGGTCTCGTTCAGCAGAGAATATTAACTTGGAATTTCAAGAGAGTAGGAGGTCCTCTTCAGCATCTCACAGTTCAAAATTGAAGGTGGCAAAGCTTGTGGATAGATATCTTCAAGAAGTAGCCAGAGATGCCAATTTTCACTTGTCCAAATTCATAGCTCTTGCCGAGATTATACCAGATTTTGCAAGAAATGATCATGATGATCTCTACAGGGCTATTGACATTTATCTGAAG GCTCATACAGAACTCAACAAGAGTGAAAGGAAAAGGTTGTGTAGAATTCTTGACTGCAAAAAGTTGTCTATGGAAGCCTGCATGCATGCAGCACAAAATGAGCTACTTCCCCTACGGCTTGTGGTTCAAGTTCTCTTCTTTGAGCAAGCTCGAGCAGCACAAGCTGGTGGCAAAGTCACTGATTTGCCGACCAATATCAAGGCATTACTCACTGCACATGGTATTGACCCAGCAAAACCTACGGCACCATTAAGCACAACTACAAGTATAAATGCTGAGGACAATTGGAGTGTTTCAAACTTCAAGTCACCAAAGTCAAGGTCCTCAACTCTGAGGATGAAGCTGGCTGAAGATGATGACTTCAATCAAAATGGGTTGAGTCATGATGGAATTGGAAGGAATTCTAGATTTAAGGCTATATGTGCTATTCCAACTCAACCCAAAAAAATGCTTAGTAAGTTCTGGTCTACCAATAGAACTGCCACTGAAAAGAATTGA